The Neodiprion fabricii isolate iyNeoFabr1 chromosome 4, iyNeoFabr1.1, whole genome shotgun sequence genome window below encodes:
- the LOC124179936 gene encoding cuticlin-4 — translation MDRTRRSIRKTALSLLLPLLFASVRCEAPLVDSSALPLEHRSVYGPPAQYGPPQSHAAEENWPLASPDTPQIKHLQVQCEKTHMRVNIEFDRPFYGMIFSKGFYSDPRCVHLKPGTGHLSATFEIYLKSCGMSSSANHNVAAYGAPTPSGSYVENTIIIQYDHYVQEVWDQARKLRCTWYDFYEKAVTFRPFQVDMLHAVTANFLGDNLQCWMQIQVGKGPWASEVSGIVKIGQTMTMVLAIKDDENKFDMLVRNCVAHDGKRAPIQLVDQYGCVVRPKIMSRFQKIKNFGPSASVVSFAYFQAFKFPDSMNVHFQCVIQVCRYNCPEPKCGHPGLEYGAPAGLTQEYGVPVGPQSLGQINSDYGVPPVPEYGVPPAYPDPRHPSGPAGAFSEPSPDVVPAPQAQASSSSPSSTPGDSTASSAPQNSQDDRIHLPPPPLPGHPAAAYQTVKRKGTVGPDELEGNLATLGGRPRSVEGLPAELRGARRRRDVYANVDDFSDIYQTVNLGVSHVYKRAAQEMTDVNTSRIIQVVAPGDVNFALGTNAGNDSTVVIQNASTTDSETICMSLPGFVAGLVMLLLVVVVASLVAAFLFVRVRAVDRKNGNASPGFVHPAFADNCNVNPEFVKVAN, via the exons AGCGTGAGGTGCGAAGCACCCCTCGTCGATAGCAGCGCTCTTCCCCTTGAGCACAGATCGGTTTATGGTCCCCCGGCGCAATATGGGCCCCCGCAGTCCCACGCGGCGGAAGAGAACTGGCCCCTGGCGTCGCCGGACACGCCGCAGATAAAGCACCTCCAGGTACAGTGCGAGAAGACGCACATGCGGGTCAACATCGAGTTCGACAGGCCGTTCTACGGGATGATATTCAGCAAGGGCTTCTACTCGGACCCTCGGTGCGTGCACCTGAAACCTGGCACGGGTCACCTCAGCGCGACCTTCGAGATATACCTGAAATCCTGCGGCATGAGCTCGTCCGCCAATCACAACGTCGCCGCCTACGGAGCGCCGACGCCCTCGGGCAGCTACGTCGAGAACACGATAATTATCCAGTACGACCACTACGTCCAGGAGGTCTGGGATCAGGCCCGCAAGCTCCGCTGCACGTGGTACGACTTCTACGAGAAGGCCGTCACCTTCAGGCCCTTCCAAGTCGACATGCTCCACGCCGTCACGGCCAACTTCCTCGGCGACAATCTTCAGTGCTGGATGCAGATCCAGGTCGGCAAGGGACCCTGGGCCTCTGAAGTATCTGGAATCGTCAAGATCGGACAGACCATGACCATGGTCCTAGCTATCAAGGATGATGAGAATAAGTTCGACATGCTTGTAAGAAACTGCGTGGCTCACGACGGCAAGAGGGCTCCGATTCAACTCGTTGATCAGTATGGATGCGTTGTTCGACCCAAGATTATGTCCAG GTTCCAAAAGATAAAGAACTTCGGGCCGAGTGCATCCGTGGTCAGTTTCGCCTACTTCCAAGCGTTCAAGTTCCCGGACAGCATGAACGTCCATTTCCAGTGCGTGATTCAAGTCTGCCGGTACAACTGCCCGGAGCCCAAGTGCGGTCATCCTGGTCTTGAGTACGGAGCACCAGCCGGCCTCACCCAGGAATATGGCGTGCCTGTCGGTCCCCAGAGTCTAGGCCAGATCAACTCCGATTATGGAGTGCCTCCGGTGCCGGAGTATGGCGTTCCTCCGGCCTATCCGGACCCGAGGCATCCCAGTGGCCCTGCAGGAGCGTTCAG CGAGCCAAGTCCCGACGTCGTACCCGCACCGCAGGCCCAGGCCTCGTCTTCGTCCCCGAGCTCAACGCCCGGAGATTCTACGGCGAGCAGCGCACCCCAGAATTCGCAGGATGACCGCATCCACCTTCCGCCACCTCCGCTACCAGGACACCCTGCAGCTGCCTACCAGACTGTCAAGAGGAAAGGAACCGTCGGCCCCGACGAACTCGAGGGCAATCTTGCCACTCTTGGAGGTCGCCCGAGGTCCGTTGAAGGACTTCCCGCTGAGCTCAGAGGAGCCCGGAGGCGACGAGATGTGTACGCCAATGTGGATGATTTCTCT GACATCTACCAGACGGTGAACTTGGGTGTTTCCCACGTGTACAAACGTGCTGCCCAGGAAATGACGGACGTTAACACATCCAGGATAATCCAGGTGGTCGCACCCGGAGACGTGAACTTTGCGCTTGGAACGAACGCGGGCAACGACTCGACGGTGGTGATACAGAACGCGAGTACCACCGATTCGGAAACGATCTGCATGTCGCTGCCAGGCTTCGTTGCCGGCTTGGTGATGCTGTTATTGGTCGTGGTGGTCGCTTCCCTGGTGGCAGCCTTCCTCTTCGTCAGAGTGCGCGCCGTGGACCGGAAGAACGGAAACGCGTCGCCGGGCTTCGTGCATCCAGCATTCGCAGATAACTGCAACGTCAACCCGGAATTCGTCAAGGTCGCGAACTGA